The following are from one region of the Acidobacteriota bacterium genome:
- a CDS encoding cytochrome c3 family protein translates to MRLKLAVLITYALGVALPVAFGAGLFAKAAEQQTESGYAPKVIRLDEKGRRGVVFFDHKGHESRLSPDSNAPHPAKKGAACSGCHHSISSRGIPQLYKCNVCHHRKDGDPRNPKNREFDEVMAERAFHDSCIECHRVAEKGPTTCSGCHKAGVQPGTLGTIRALDSQAGSND, encoded by the coding sequence ATGAGACTGAAGCTGGCTGTTCTTATCACTTACGCGCTGGGCGTGGCGTTGCCCGTGGCTTTCGGCGCCGGGCTGTTCGCTAAGGCGGCCGAGCAACAGACAGAAAGCGGTTATGCGCCGAAGGTGATCAGGCTTGACGAGAAGGGAAGACGCGGCGTGGTCTTCTTCGATCACAAAGGCCACGAATCGCGCCTAAGCCCGGACTCGAATGCGCCACATCCGGCAAAGAAAGGGGCCGCGTGCTCCGGTTGCCATCACTCGATTAGCTCGAGGGGAATCCCGCAGTTGTACAAGTGCAACGTGTGCCATCACCGGAAGGACGGCGATCCGCGTAACCCAAAGAATCGAGAGTTCGATGAGGTGATGGCCGAAAGGGCATTTCACGATAGTTGTATCGAATGCCACAGGGTGGCCGAGAAGGGGCCCACGACATGCAGCGGCTGTCATAAGGCGGGAGTTCAGCCCGGCACTCTCGGCACAATAAGGGCGCTCGATAGTCAAGCTGGGAGCAACGATTAA
- a CDS encoding caspase family protein, producing MKRKPSYLRSLIFIATAAICLCNATSGAANRAAQTQKDGRGMRVQPSKPIEALPSSSKRFALVIGVDEYEDSQINKLEGASNDAKAIVEALVQYAGFPRDQVKLLTADQPTERRPTRNKILRQLSNLRGAVPKDGLLLIAFAGHGIERGDQAYLLPSDAELSNDVSLLEQSSINVDDMRKRIDETGVGQVVLILDACRNDPSAGRGDADNKLTQRFTKHFNFEEANSEVKAFATLYATDVGSRAYEYKEKKQGYFSWALVEGLKGAAANEKGEVTLSSLLTYLQDQVPKRIRLDLGAGKVQKPYAVMKGYRANDLVLSKVAAPENVAIVDPAAVERSDWEIAQSKNSPVAFRDYLKKYPGGMFTEQALWESIQNSKDPADFNNYLKRFPTGKNASFATRLGEDALWERVRNSKNVSDYQAYLKEYPTGRFAEIAVRRIQPPAPPLAVKTDTAPSKAPKGVLIVITNTPASVVVKPRDAALRPVQGQSVDNKFRAELPPGLYDIEVSAAKYSLKRISGIKLETDEAVPVELTPLGGVIQIGGVDPSATVLIDDQKPLSVSLRKEEKLIELADVAAGRHKLRVIQNQVEWTREVDVEDGRTKYIGAEFKAALVGLIVKTEPEAEIYIDDNYGGRANEKGEIRISNLAPGQHRIRAKKNEYEPAEKAQTFSAGPAEIKLALNRTVFSPEFVDTFDAGLRFWNAPKSWQSSSGKLKVQGPGIGLIKDTSYKDFRMEFDLIFGNGKGAVWVLRGQDESTCYLFQLTGPGASSPNKFHTFLYQNGKSDLLKTFTVPENLGVPGDKFHIIIEANGPQIKHLLQVKSNPKATQPQPFSLVTDSTFSNGRIGFGTKDGEEFVVQFVSIIPAK from the coding sequence ATGAAAAGAAAGCCTTCGTATCTTCGCTCCCTTATTTTTATAGCCACGGCTGCGATCTGCCTTTGCAACGCGACGAGCGGTGCGGCAAATCGCGCGGCTCAGACACAAAAAGATGGCCGCGGCATGCGAGTTCAGCCCTCGAAACCGATCGAAGCTCTGCCAAGCAGTTCCAAGCGATTCGCCTTGGTGATCGGCGTGGATGAATACGAGGACTCACAAATCAACAAGCTCGAGGGCGCGTCAAACGACGCTAAAGCAATCGTCGAAGCTCTGGTTCAGTATGCAGGCTTCCCACGGGATCAGGTGAAGCTGCTCACCGCCGATCAACCGACAGAGCGAAGACCCACGCGCAACAAGATTCTGAGACAGTTATCGAACCTGCGCGGAGCGGTGCCGAAGGACGGTTTGTTGCTGATCGCTTTCGCCGGGCACGGAATAGAGCGCGGCGACCAGGCTTACCTACTTCCCTCGGATGCAGAACTCAGTAACGATGTCTCGCTCCTCGAACAGAGTTCAATCAATGTAGATGACATGCGAAAGCGCATCGACGAGACCGGAGTTGGGCAGGTGGTATTGATCCTCGACGCGTGCCGGAATGATCCGTCGGCCGGACGCGGCGATGCTGATAACAAGCTCACCCAAAGGTTCACTAAGCATTTCAATTTTGAAGAAGCTAACTCCGAAGTAAAAGCTTTCGCCACGCTCTATGCGACAGACGTAGGCAGTCGCGCATACGAATACAAAGAGAAGAAGCAGGGGTATTTTTCCTGGGCGCTTGTCGAAGGGTTGAAGGGCGCGGCGGCAAATGAGAAGGGCGAGGTGACGCTAAGCAGCCTCCTGACTTACTTGCAGGATCAGGTGCCGAAGCGCATACGCCTCGACCTGGGAGCGGGCAAGGTACAAAAGCCATATGCCGTGATGAAAGGCTACAGGGCTAACGACCTGGTGCTTTCAAAAGTCGCGGCACCGGAGAATGTGGCGATCGTTGATCCCGCTGCAGTCGAACGGAGCGATTGGGAAATTGCTCAATCGAAGAATAGTCCCGTTGCCTTCCGGGATTACCTGAAGAAATATCCCGGCGGCATGTTTACCGAGCAAGCGCTTTGGGAGAGCATACAAAACAGTAAAGACCCGGCGGACTTCAACAACTATCTGAAAAGATTTCCGACAGGAAAGAACGCGAGCTTCGCGACGCGGCTAGGTGAAGATGCCTTATGGGAAAGAGTCCGAAACAGTAAGAATGTCTCGGACTACCAAGCGTACTTGAAAGAGTATCCGACGGGAAGATTCGCCGAGATCGCTGTTCGACGGATTCAGCCGCCTGCTCCGCCTCTCGCGGTCAAGACAGATACGGCACCCTCAAAGGCTCCGAAGGGAGTGCTGATAGTCATAACCAACACTCCAGCCAGCGTTGTTGTTAAGCCGCGCGATGCCGCGCTAAGGCCTGTGCAGGGTCAGAGCGTCGATAACAAATTCCGCGCAGAGCTTCCCCCGGGCCTTTACGACATCGAAGTCAGCGCAGCCAAATACTCGCTAAAGAGAATCTCAGGCATCAAGTTAGAGACCGACGAGGCAGTGCCAGTCGAACTGACTCCGCTAGGGGGCGTCATTCAGATCGGCGGGGTTGACCCCAGCGCGACCGTGTTGATCGACGATCAAAAACCTCTAAGCGTGAGCTTAAGGAAAGAGGAAAAACTAATCGAGTTGGCCGATGTGGCGGCAGGCCGCCACAAACTGAGAGTCATACAGAATCAAGTTGAATGGACCAGAGAAGTAGATGTCGAAGACGGCAGAACAAAGTATATTGGGGCTGAGTTCAAGGCGGCTCTGGTCGGGCTGATCGTGAAGACGGAACCCGAAGCCGAGATCTACATCGACGACAACTATGGAGGCCGCGCGAATGAGAAGGGCGAAATCAGAATTTCGAATCTCGCGCCAGGCCAGCACAGAATACGCGCGAAGAAGAATGAGTACGAACCGGCAGAGAAGGCTCAGACCTTCAGCGCCGGGCCTGCCGAGATAAAACTGGCGCTGAATCGCACAGTCTTCTCTCCAGAGTTTGTCGATACCTTCGACGCAGGCCTTAGGTTCTGGAATGCGCCGAAGTCCTGGCAATCAAGTTCCGGCAAGTTGAAGGTGCAAGGCCCAGGCATAGGGCTGATTAAAGATACAAGCTACAAAGACTTCAGGATGGAGTTTGACCTGATCTTCGGCAACGGCAAAGGAGCGGTCTGGGTCCTGCGCGGTCAGGATGAAAGCACATGCTATCTCTTTCAGCTTACGGGACCGGGCGCCTCATCGCCGAACAAGTTCCACACATTCCTCTACCAGAATGGCAAGTCAGATCTGCTGAAGACATTTACGGTCCCTGAAAACCTCGGTGTTCCAGGCGACAAGTTTCACATCATCATCGAGGCGAACGGGCCGCAGATAAAACACTTGCTTCAAGTGAAGAGCAACCCGAAAGCCACTCAGCCCCAACCTTTCAGCCTGGTGACCGATTCCACTTTCTCTAATGGACGGATCGGGTTTGGCACAAAAGACGGAGAGGAATTTGTCGTTCAATTCGTGAGCATCATTCCCGCCAAATAA
- a CDS encoding carboxypeptidase-like regulatory domain-containing protein, whose amino-acid sequence MCRTASKTFALLVALSLSSIYFPHVIAQTQNTGAIQGRVFEATTLDPLPSAVVTVTHEEIGIERTTVSNDQGIYYVGILPAGRYRITAAKQGYENDADPRNSSITNFLIHITNTERADQPPPIILRKAGVAAPPPVTPPPGTPPPTTRPPATQPPPTPRQASTTDESDVALLANTSNATRGGNFDERSLLSLPLPGVRSFDDLAFLVPGVAPPPLSIGTNVGPGIGPGVGTTGQFSVNGLRSRSNNFTIDGSDNNDEEVGVRRQGFTSLVPQSIESVQEFQISTLLPEPQYGRNMGAQVNVVSRSGGSSFHGTLYGFLTSKGLRAQDTFDLSGGPASYTLSGNNGNTAFLNGSPLTVPNPVDGKNSYTRGQYGLVFGGPLGARTRFFGSVEHQDINAARESHFAVPTVDERGVFSSGGTGLRLVNGARVLPASLTGNSFLSLFPFPNNPLGPYRKNTFTEILPASADGTIYSVKLDHNLKAFGRDHSLTGRYNSTDDDTILPVTGEALFSSLRALVITRDLAVSFNSAISSATANQFRFSFGRTDLRFKEVRDPFLLPSSTFPNVPFLLNARLLFNATISGTPTFLQVASDTESGFGPIPGVFASTGTGPIGQVKASGFSPLGVDVFNFPQGRTNNTFEYADTIITSKGRHRLTGGFDIRQTRLNSFLDRNFRPLAVFSGALDFSDEQLAMSFGNPVPFYFGKDYLAAGAATGFFQTLTNGNVDSKIRLRYWQNDFFFSDQFRVRSNLTLTLGLRYELNTVPKEADRLIESTFDSSEVKEFEATEKAAFGRSGLEQFLDGRKNIFKLDKNNFAPHVAFAWDPFGRGKTSVRGGYGIYYDQILGAVISQSRNVFPSFLTINLGGFNTNFDLNDPEGSAAVSHPFVAANPSALFAVKGTLNTFDTKTGGAVAGVLAASLLTNLAAGPGFVLPSNDLVTPYSQQWGLTLEHQFGKDFLVSAAYVGTRGAHLLRFATPNLGPNAIPLVNQALAQSVRELPNVLFPVLFGQSIPPNINLQDLRPFPLLGSFNSIESDANSTYHSLQLQLIKRFARRVQFTTAYTWSHAIDEVSDLFDLEGARALPQNSFDRRAERADANYDVRHRFVYSLIWDLPVFEQNKILGGWQVGSIGTFQTGQPYSVLFCCDLNLDGNLTDRVDPGSGPTNPSTGRRNGFRAPGVATVDLSVNKFFRFNERHKLEFRSEFFNVFNRTNFGIPVHQLFFGGYTIEPGTEDNHLFVDTRVPKRTIQFALKYSF is encoded by the coding sequence ATGTGCAGAACCGCCTCGAAGACCTTTGCTTTGTTAGTCGCGCTCTCATTGTCGAGCATCTACTTTCCACACGTCATCGCGCAGACCCAAAACACAGGAGCTATTCAAGGGCGCGTATTCGAAGCGACAACCCTCGATCCTTTGCCGAGCGCCGTTGTCACAGTCACTCACGAGGAGATTGGGATCGAGCGCACAACGGTCAGTAACGATCAGGGAATCTATTACGTCGGGATTCTACCTGCGGGCAGGTACCGAATCACCGCCGCGAAACAGGGGTATGAGAACGACGCCGATCCCAGGAACTCCTCGATAACCAACTTTCTCATTCATATCACCAATACTGAGCGCGCGGACCAGCCGCCCCCAATCATCCTGAGAAAGGCGGGCGTGGCCGCGCCCCCTCCGGTGACTCCACCTCCGGGTACACCTCCGCCGACAACCAGGCCGCCAGCGACGCAACCACCGCCAACGCCCAGACAGGCTTCAACAACGGATGAGTCGGATGTCGCCTTGTTGGCCAACACGTCGAACGCTACCAGAGGTGGAAACTTCGACGAGAGATCCTTGTTGTCTCTGCCGTTGCCCGGTGTTCGCAGCTTCGATGACCTTGCATTCCTGGTTCCCGGCGTCGCTCCGCCGCCTCTGTCCATCGGGACAAATGTCGGACCGGGCATCGGGCCGGGCGTCGGCACAACCGGGCAATTCTCGGTCAATGGATTACGCAGCCGCTCGAACAACTTCACGATTGACGGGTCGGACAACAACGATGAAGAGGTAGGCGTGCGCCGCCAGGGATTCACGTCGCTTGTGCCACAGTCCATTGAGAGTGTGCAAGAGTTTCAAATCTCCACGCTTTTGCCTGAACCACAGTACGGGCGCAACATGGGTGCCCAGGTCAATGTAGTCTCGCGCTCCGGAGGCTCGAGCTTCCACGGTACTCTCTACGGATTTTTGACTAGCAAGGGTTTAAGGGCTCAGGATACGTTTGACCTTTCCGGAGGGCCGGCAAGTTACACGCTCAGCGGCAACAACGGCAACACGGCATTCCTCAACGGCTCACCGTTAACAGTTCCCAATCCCGTCGATGGGAAGAATTCATACACGCGTGGGCAATACGGCCTGGTCTTCGGCGGTCCCCTGGGAGCACGTACCCGCTTCTTCGGCTCTGTAGAGCATCAGGACATCAACGCGGCTCGCGAATCTCACTTTGCGGTGCCGACCGTTGACGAACGTGGCGTCTTTAGCTCAGGAGGCACGGGGCTCAGGTTGGTAAACGGCGCTCGCGTACTTCCGGCGTCGCTGACCGGGAATTCGTTCTTGAGCCTCTTCCCGTTTCCAAACAACCCACTCGGCCCCTATCGCAAAAACACGTTCACCGAGATCCTTCCGGCGAGCGCCGATGGCACGATTTACTCAGTGAAGCTGGATCATAATCTGAAAGCCTTTGGCAGAGACCACAGTCTGACCGGCCGTTACAACTCCACCGATGATGACACGATTCTACCGGTAACCGGGGAAGCGCTTTTCTCGAGCCTTCGGGCGCTGGTAATCACTCGAGACCTCGCGGTGTCATTCAATAGCGCGATCTCTTCGGCCACTGCAAATCAGTTTCGCTTTTCTTTTGGAAGGACCGATCTGAGATTTAAGGAGGTTCGGGATCCGTTCCTGCTGCCATCGAGCACATTCCCCAATGTGCCGTTCCTTCTGAACGCGCGGCTTCTGTTCAACGCTACCATCAGCGGGACTCCCACATTCCTCCAGGTCGCGAGCGATACAGAGAGCGGATTTGGCCCTATCCCGGGCGTTTTTGCGAGTACAGGCACGGGTCCGATTGGGCAGGTCAAGGCTTCGGGCTTCAGTCCGCTGGGAGTGGATGTCTTTAACTTCCCGCAGGGAAGGACTAACAACACATTCGAGTACGCCGACACGATAATAACCAGCAAGGGCAGACACAGGCTCACAGGCGGGTTCGACATCCGCCAGACTCGCCTCAACAGTTTTCTAGATCGGAATTTCCGGCCGCTTGCCGTCTTCAGCGGCGCACTCGACTTTTCCGATGAGCAGCTAGCCATGAGCTTCGGTAACCCTGTGCCGTTTTATTTCGGCAAGGACTATCTTGCAGCAGGCGCGGCCACGGGGTTCTTCCAAACCCTGACTAATGGCAATGTCGATTCAAAGATTCGGCTCAGGTACTGGCAGAACGATTTCTTCTTTTCGGATCAGTTTCGCGTTCGTTCTAATCTGACTCTCACCCTTGGTTTGAGATACGAACTGAACACGGTGCCAAAGGAGGCCGACCGCCTTATCGAATCTACTTTTGATTCCTCGGAAGTGAAAGAATTCGAGGCGACCGAGAAAGCGGCATTCGGCCGTTCCGGTCTCGAGCAGTTCCTGGATGGGCGCAAGAACATATTCAAGTTGGACAAGAACAACTTCGCGCCTCACGTAGCTTTTGCCTGGGACCCGTTCGGTCGCGGCAAGACTTCCGTTCGGGGCGGCTACGGCATCTACTACGATCAGATTCTCGGCGCGGTCATCAGCCAGTCCCGCAATGTGTTCCCCAGCTTCCTGACCATCAACCTTGGAGGGTTCAATACAAACTTTGACTTGAACGATCCCGAGGGAAGCGCAGCGGTGTCGCACCCGTTTGTCGCAGCCAACCCGTCAGCGCTCTTTGCGGTCAAAGGAACTTTGAACACGTTTGACACTAAGACCGGCGGTGCCGTTGCTGGCGTGCTGGCAGCCTCCTTATTAACCAATCTTGCGGCCGGACCCGGGTTCGTTCTTCCTTCGAACGATTTGGTGACGCCATATTCGCAACAGTGGGGACTCACGCTCGAGCATCAGTTCGGCAAAGACTTTCTGGTTTCTGCGGCATACGTGGGAACCAGGGGCGCTCACCTGCTAAGGTTTGCGACACCGAACCTTGGACCGAACGCCATACCGCTGGTAAACCAGGCTCTGGCGCAAAGCGTTCGCGAGCTTCCCAATGTCTTATTCCCGGTCCTCTTTGGGCAAAGCATTCCACCGAATATTAACCTTCAAGATCTGAGGCCGTTTCCCCTGCTCGGATCGTTCAATTCAATTGAGTCGGACGCCAACTCGACATACCACAGTCTTCAGCTCCAGCTTATCAAGCGATTCGCGAGACGAGTTCAATTCACGACAGCCTACACCTGGTCGCACGCAATAGATGAGGTGTCGGATCTGTTCGATCTCGAGGGCGCGCGCGCGTTGCCGCAAAACAGCTTCGATCGCAGGGCCGAACGCGCCGACGCAAACTACGATGTGCGCCATCGCTTCGTCTATAGTCTGATCTGGGATTTGCCCGTCTTCGAACAGAACAAGATCCTGGGTGGTTGGCAGGTTGGCAGCATTGGGACCTTCCAGACCGGCCAGCCCTACTCGGTGTTGTTCTGCTGCGATCTGAATCTCGACGGTAACCTCACGGATAGAGTCGACCCGGGATCTGGACCTACGAACCCGAGCACAGGTAGACGCAATGGCTTCAGAGCGCCGGGAGTTGCAACGGTCGATCTGTCGGTCAATAAGTTTTTCAGATTCAATGAGAGGCACAAGCTCGAGTTCCGAAGCGAGTTTTTCAATGTGTTCAACAGAACAAACTTCGGTATTCCGGTGCACCAACTGTTCTTCGGAGGCTACACGATAGAACCGGGCACTGAGGACAACCATCTGTTTGTCGACACGAGAGTGCCTAAGCGCACGATTCAATTTGCGCTCAAGTATTCTTTCTAA
- a CDS encoding cytochrome c3 family protein: protein MRLKLVVVAIYGLLLFLPVGFSMRSLAFSDSDEQGQGKTQFTPIAFDTTGRRGLVLFNHKTHEALLNPDPNFPHKAPEGVACIGCHHSVKEETTRAQFQKCTACHKDEGNATNPDDREGYDLNSREAFHRLCISCHRASNLKASNARFRDVGFTKCAQCHDNQAEPMQLAAQPEVVPPPDEEPEAPPSLGRPVEIFTTPMDPPRGYAGGSRIDTPTQTSPDSIPSPDRWRIGLPEDPRFEQGKWYNPYRQNVLKGDYPIYKQQNFLVLTLESDTLAIFRRLPLPSDMSSARPDSAEFFGRGVNEFFRQNFTLGIEFFNGDAAFKPINWRFRFTPNFNINYFNTQENGIVNIDVRRQTNRTDSYTGFQELFTEFKIGDTTKLMPFLRGAGSDGGKSPYYDSTFIRTGIQQFISDFRGFIFNDFNLGARVFGQFANNRYNFNAAYFHLLEKDTNSELNTRVNLSEFRNQTVFIANLFRQDTKWKGYTTQFSFHYNNDRPSRHFDENDFLVRPGLFGSVREHGIKAYYLGWAGDGHIGLNNISHAFYQAFGHDSFNQIAGKRTSINAQQAAIELSRDRDWLRYKGSFFFASGDKEPFDDRATGFDAIVDIPEFAGGKFSYWNSQGIRLLGTGVGLKSGESLLPTLRSSKFEGQASFVNPGIFLYNLGIEAELTPKLRGIANINYLHFHHTESLKEILFQPNIRKSIGFDYGVGVLYRPFLTENWIIQGGFSSLIPGAGFNDIYTSNCTGQGCGQRSKTLFSSFIRLKFTY from the coding sequence ATGAGACTCAAACTGGTAGTCGTCGCCATTTATGGGCTGTTGCTATTTCTGCCCGTCGGCTTCTCGATGCGCTCGCTGGCTTTTTCTGATAGCGACGAACAGGGGCAGGGGAAAACTCAATTCACTCCGATCGCCTTCGATACGACCGGCAGAAGGGGTCTGGTCCTTTTCAACCACAAGACCCACGAAGCATTGCTTAATCCCGATCCGAACTTTCCTCATAAAGCACCCGAGGGCGTCGCCTGCATCGGATGCCATCACTCGGTAAAAGAGGAAACCACCAGAGCTCAGTTTCAAAAGTGCACAGCTTGCCATAAGGACGAGGGCAATGCCACGAACCCGGACGATCGCGAAGGCTACGATCTGAACTCGCGAGAGGCTTTTCACCGGCTCTGCATCAGTTGCCATCGCGCTTCAAACCTCAAAGCCTCGAACGCTCGATTCCGCGACGTCGGGTTCACGAAGTGCGCCCAGTGCCACGACAATCAAGCTGAGCCTATGCAGTTGGCCGCGCAGCCCGAAGTCGTTCCGCCGCCGGATGAAGAGCCTGAAGCGCCTCCGTCTCTTGGCAGACCAGTCGAGATCTTCACAACGCCCATGGACCCGCCGCGAGGTTACGCTGGCGGCTCCCGCATAGACACTCCGACGCAGACGTCGCCTGATTCCATTCCGAGCCCGGACCGCTGGCGCATCGGTCTTCCGGAAGATCCCCGCTTTGAGCAAGGCAAGTGGTACAACCCCTATCGCCAGAACGTGCTCAAGGGCGATTATCCGATATACAAGCAGCAGAATTTTCTCGTACTGACTCTTGAGAGTGACACTCTTGCTATTTTTAGGCGGCTGCCTCTGCCGAGCGATATGAGCAGCGCGCGCCCCGACAGCGCGGAGTTCTTCGGCCGGGGCGTGAATGAGTTCTTCCGTCAGAACTTCACTCTGGGCATCGAATTCTTTAACGGCGATGCAGCGTTCAAGCCTATCAATTGGCGGTTCCGGTTCACACCCAACTTCAATATCAACTATTTCAACACTCAGGAAAACGGCATCGTCAACATTGACGTTCGCAGACAGACGAATCGAACCGACAGCTACACGGGCTTCCAGGAGTTGTTCACCGAGTTCAAGATCGGAGACACAACCAAGCTCATGCCGTTCTTGCGCGGGGCAGGGAGCGACGGCGGCAAGAGTCCCTATTACGATTCAACCTTCATTCGCACAGGCATACAGCAGTTCATTAGCGATTTTCGCGGGTTCATCTTCAACGATTTCAACCTGGGTGCGCGGGTGTTTGGCCAATTCGCAAACAACCGATACAACTTCAACGCAGCCTATTTCCACCTGCTCGAGAAAGACACCAACAGCGAGTTGAACACCCGCGTCAACCTCAGCGAGTTCCGCAATCAGACGGTGTTCATCGCCAACCTCTTTCGCCAGGACACCAAGTGGAAAGGCTACACCACTCAGTTCAGCTTTCACTACAACAACGATCGACCGAGCAGGCACTTCGACGAAAACGACTTCCTGGTTCGGCCCGGGTTGTTCGGCTCTGTCAGAGAGCACGGGATAAAAGCTTACTACCTTGGCTGGGCCGGCGATGGTCACATCGGCCTCAACAATATCTCGCACGCTTTTTATCAGGCGTTCGGCCACGACTCGTTCAATCAAATCGCAGGCAAGAGGACAAGCATCAACGCGCAACAGGCGGCAATCGAGTTGTCGCGTGACAGAGATTGGCTGCGGTACAAAGGATCGTTCTTCTTCGCATCGGGCGACAAGGAGCCGTTTGACGATAGGGCAACCGGCTTCGACGCGATTGTGGACATCCCTGAATTCGCCGGAGGGAAATTCAGCTACTGGAACAGCCAGGGCATTCGCCTGCTCGGCACCGGAGTCGGTTTGAAGAGTGGCGAGAGCCTGTTGCCTACCTTGCGCAGCAGCAAGTTTGAAGGACAGGCCAGCTTCGTCAATCCTGGAATCTTCCTATACAATCTGGGAATTGAAGCCGAGCTGACTCCGAAGCTTCGCGGCATAGCCAACATCAATTATCTGCACTTCCATCACACGGAGTCGTTGAAGGAAATCCTGTTTCAGCCGAATATCCGCAAGAGCATCGGATTCGACTACGGGGTCGGCGTCCTCTATCGGCCTTTCCTGACAGAGAACTGGATCATTCAGGGCGGGTTCTCATCGCTGATACCCGGAGCAGGGTTCAACGACATCTACACTTCAAATTGCACCGGACAGGGATGCGGGCAGCGGTCCAAGACTCTCTTTTCGTCATTCATACGCTTGAAGTTTACTTACTGA